In Oryzias latipes chromosome 10, ASM223467v1, the genomic window TCTGTCAACACACAGGCTCGTTAGGCTGCAGctcttctgattggctgcttaaCCTCCCAACCTCATTAAGTGTAAAAACTGGAATATTACAGACAGTTTAACAGCCTGATGATAATTGATGACTCTCCTGGTGCGTTTAAAGAATCAtttgcaaaccagttctatcaAGTTTGGCTTTAAACGGTTTGAAACCTTCATAAATAACCGCCGCAGCGGCGCCACCTCTGCAGTTTACAGGCGGGATGTGGGAGAACTTCAGCCAACAAAAGCCTCACGAATCCTCAGACAGATAAACGCTCCACGGAGGCGGAAGAGGAAACTTCAGCGTTTACCTGTTGTTCAGGTGTTTACATGCTGatagaataataataacaatagaaTGGTATTTTTACACTTTGATCACAGATGCAAAAACGTTGAATTTCTTCATAAACATTCAGTggatcaaattaaaataaaacaatgtttcGGTTCTGTGACGATGCCGAGTCCTGCCAGCAGAGGGCGACATTACAGACTGCATGGAGGAGCTGGAAGAGGAACCTTCAGCTGCAGAGACTGAGACTGTTTTGACAGAAAGAAGCCGAAAAACTGCAGCATTTCTGGATCTGGAGATAGAAGCTCTGTCAGAGAGTTTCTATCTCCAGATTACTGTGGAAGTAGTTTACCCGACACGCTCCGACGAGGGCACTttctacattccatcatccactccagcagaacacaaacactcacctgagcacaggtgtcagctcacctttgcactaatagcatcatgactgaatgaaatgctttccctgtgttggtttgtgtgcatgtgtgtgtgtgaactgtagttgggttgtgtacatgtttgtatgtgaagacatttggagccaacaggtatgtttgaaACAtagacaggccccgccccttttacaCAGAAAGGCGTGTGAGAGGAGCTGAGTGAGTTCAGCACTGTAGAAAAACCAACGTCTGCCATAAGCAGGAacccagcagaaccagaactttgCTGAACATGAACTCCTGAGGAAGAGTCGGTCCAGATGTTTCTGCTCCTCCACCgaagtttcactttttttttgggaacCCTGTGATTTTCTGGGTGATTGATCAAAGCTAGGTTTTCTTCTGTGAGGTCACTCTGCTTTAATCGTTTCTGTCCTTCCGTCTCCTGAGCTCGTTTGTCTGAACAGCTgtttagttccagtgaaagaaTCAGAGATGAGAACAGAGAGGATGGGTCTCCATGCCTGACTGCTgactctggaggaggaggaggagctggttATTGTGATGAAGAACCAGCTCCTCAAACCAAAGTTCTCCTGTTTTCAGATGACTCTTAAATGAACTTTGAGAAAAAGTTTGGTTCCAGGGTCCCACAGACAGATGCTGGAGTCTTGCCGCTCCTCTGCTAAAGAAGACGTTTCCATGGCGACGGCTGCAGTCATGCTGCTCTGTTTCCTGAGTGTGGCAGAACGGCCCGGCTCGGTAATGAAACCTCCCAGCTTTCTGACCCGGAGCCACGAGGACGCGTGCCGATACGCCGAGCTCTTTAATACCAGCCTCAGCCAATCAGACGCCGACAAGCAGAACAAATGCCCCGCAACGGCGCCTGGGTCAGGAAGAATCCAGCTTCCCTGATCCTCTTTGCAGCGCCGCCGCTCACATTTCTCCTGTTCACCTTCTGTTAAATTAGTCATCTGAGATTAGAGACGGCTTAAGGAGGAAAGTTTTCCTTCAGAAGTTGATAAAGCTCAGAAACGTCACGTTtgctgaacttttgcaaaaacaCGGCTCTTCAGAGGCCCGGAGGTTTCTCTGACCTTTGAAGACAAAGAACTTTCTGGACTCGCTGACTTGGTTCTTCTCATCCATCCAGGTGACACGGTCTTCAGGTGGAACCGCAGCATCTGGACTCAGAATCCTCTGTAAAGACTTCATTTAGTGGGAAAGCAGCTGATGGTGAAACAGgtttgaagttttctttttgcagtgtaaCAGAGACTCGTCTGCGTTTCTGCGCAGATGGACACGTCTGCGTTTCTGCGCAGCTGGATCCATCTACGTTTCTGGACCCGTCTGCGTTTCTGCGCAGATGAACCCGTCTGCGTTTCTGTGCAGCTAGACCCGTCTGCGTTTCTGCACAAATGGACCGGTCTGCGTTTCTGCGCAGCTGGACCTGTCTGCGTTTCTGCGCAGCTGGACCCATCTACATTTCTGGACCCGTCTGCGTTTCTGCGCAGATGGACCCGTCTGCGTTTCTGCGCAGCTGGACCCATCTACGTTTCTGCGCAGATGAACCCGTCTGCGTTTCTGCGCAGCTAGACCCGTCTGCGTTTCTGCGCAAATGGACCGGTCTGCGTTTCTGCGCAGCTGGACCCGTCTGCGTTTCTGCGCAGCTGGACCCATCTACATTTCTGGACCCGTCTGCGTTTCTGCGCAGATGGACCCGTCTGCGTTTCTGCGCAGATGGACCCATCTGCGTTTCTGCGCAGATTGACTCGTCTGCGTTTCTGCGCAGATGGACCCGTCTGCGTTTCTGCGCAGATGTTTCTGCGCACTGACAGCTGAGGGACGGCCTCGTGATTCCTAAGAAAAGAGGACGGACAGCCTTCATGCAAACACAGATCAAAGGTTTTCCAGCTGAAACTCAGACCTGTGGAGGTTCTAGTGGCCCGTGGCCGGCTTCATCTGATTTTGGTGACACACAGAACTcacaaagctgcagaaaaatgtttatttacaaaaatcccTGAAGAATCACAGAAACTTGTGTCAGCGGCACATATGCTAACAACTGTCCTGGTGTCCCTCTGGGCTCCAGAGAACCGCTCTTCTGTCCTCAGTACACCTTGGACCTGCACAAGAACATCGAGGGTCAAAGACTTCCCGGCTCTCAGAACCGGCCTGCGGGCTCAGGGTACCTGGAGAAGGAAGATAAGGCGATGAATCCCAGCAGGAACTCCAGGCCGTAGAAGCAGAGCAGGACGGCGCAGAGCAGGAACTCCAGCCGCAGAACGAaggtctgcagcagcaggtagTAGACGGCGAGCGCCGCACAAGAGACCAGGATGAAGAGCGACAGGCAGGAGGTCAGGGAGCGCTCACACAGGTTCCCCTTCCAGCCTGAATCGACACAGGGGGACAGCGTCAGCGCCTGCAGCCGGCCTTGAGAACCAGCACAGAGCCTGAGCGGCTGAACGCTTCGCCGCAGGTTTGAGTCTGATGTTTCCAGGCAGCAAACGTCTGCAGAGAtgctttaaccccttcatgcccaCTGGTGCAAGGAAGAACCACTCCTCCTCAAACCGACTTTCATTTAGCCtcaacttgaaagcaaaaacacaactgatcattttttcatagctggataTAAATTCtggcgtggggggggggggggggggtcatgtcaCTTCCACAGACAGAACCCTGGAACCCAGGAGGAGAACCCTCCACCTCCGTCTGGGAGGCCGTCCAGGTGAAGAGTGAGAACGCTCTCTCCTCATTGGACCACCGCTCAGACGGGCGTGGAGAGGTTCTGCACCGAAGGTTCCGCTTCAACAGAACCTTCAGAGGCGGAGCTCCGAACACAACGATGAaggtcacacattcacacacggaACCaagcttcttcctgctttgatCTCCAGCATCATCATCGTTTACACATCCCAGCATGCCTTTCATGCTCTGAAGtcctttttaaatctgaaaaccACATTCTTGGTCTTTCTGACACTTCCATGCTAGCATAGAACCGTGATTGTTCTGACGTTAGCTCATCCAGCACCAATGTCAGGCCCGTCTGCATCCTCTTCATCCTGCATGTTCCATCTTTGTTCTCCAGAACCTCTCAGCCGCACTTGCGGTTCTGGAGAAAGCAAAGCAGATGTTTGTGTTTGGCGTCACCGTAAAAGATGcgcagagcctccagagcgaggaagaggagcagcaggaccACATCCAGGACCAGATTGTCAGACGGGTACGGCAGCAGGATCCCTGCAGCGACACCAGCAGCAACCGTCAGACGCTCCTCCATGACGTCCAGCAGAGGAACAGAGGACAGGCTGGAGGTTCTACGACACCTTCGGCTTCATTCTCAGGTGAAGCCGTGGTGAACCTGCAGGGGGGCGGGGCCACACACCTTTGTAGATGAACATGAGGATCTCCGCCAGGTAGAAAGCGGCAAAGTACCAGCTGTTCAGGTAGAGCAGCACCTGCAGAGGCGTGGAGGACAGCTGAGGAGGCGTGGTCAAGGACAACTGCGGCtggtggacaggccccgccccctctgaCAGCAGAAGGATACGATTGGTCGGCTCCCTGCAGACGCGGTGAgacaaaaatgttgtcaaactGAGAGTGAAACTGAACGTGAGGCTTAAGAAGCGTTTAGGAGACGTGACGGTTGTTGGACCGGATTATCTTTAGCTTTAGACGGTGGTTTAAGAACGTTTCAGAGGTAAACACCGAGTGGGAATGTTTTTAGCCGCTAACCGGAAATCAACGGCGGACCGGAAGTGTTTCCGTCCGTCTCTGATAGCTGCAGAAAAATGACGGGGAAAGACGGCCTGCGGTTTTTGCGCCGTTCTTTCTGCGACGATGATAAGAAAACACTCACCAGGCGCCATGTTTGAGCCGCTGTGGTCGCTATGGAAACGGCTCTTCTTCCCTGGACAGCGTCAGGCGGGGCTCcgtgctgccccctgctggtcagGATGAGCAAACAGAAGACACTAATATTTGAAACAAtttcacattattttattaatgGATGTTCTTCAGTTTCACCACTGAATCACTCTAAATACATAATTAGTCGATGTTACCTTTTATCATCAATGGTCTGAAATCACGTGACATGCGGGTTTCTGTTGCTGTTTCCTGTTGGACCCTCAGAGacctcatttaaagaaaataactgTTCTTTCTGCGACATCAACATAGAAACACTTGATCatctgtttattaaatgtataaatactAACAGGTTTTGGGAGGATTTCTTTTGGTGGTTCTCTTCAAattttcttatttctatttGGTTACAAAACACATTGTATTACACATTGTATTATTTGGAGTCGTTTCTGGTGATAACTTATTTAGTTTGGCATTTaatactttattaatttttgggAAATTTTTCATCTATAAAAGGCAGATTTTTACAAATCAAATCATTATTcaatacatttcataaagagatctgtttatattttaaatgcaataaaactgtcaattttcattgaagatcaCATGTTAAATGACAATCCCTAGTTCTCTGAACTACGGttctaatgttatttatttatttgtcttgtatcttactctttttttcttttgttatgtcTTTCTATTGTAGTTACATGAATGTGTAATCCTTTGAAGTTGAATTAAAAAACCCACAGTGactccaggaggaggaggaacctTCACAATCTGGTTCTGATGTCATCCGCTCTGCCCAGCACACAACTACAATACCCAGCTTGCCATCGCAGCGCTCTGATTGGTCGAAGGCGCGCCAGGGTTTACGTGGCACTGCTGCGGACGCGCAGACTCCGTCTGAGCTCGGTGGTTCCGGCTGGAAGACGGTTCGGTCCGGATCAGCATGCAGCCGTGCGTGTTGGCGCTCCTGCTGCTCGCGCTCTTCTGCAGCCGCGCGCCCGCGCTCTACTTCCACATCGGAGAGCTCGAGAAGAAATGTTTCATCGAGGAGATCCCGGACGAGACCATGATCATCGGTGAGCGGCTAAGCTAGCTGCCGCGCGGCTAACGCTCACAAAGTTCCGGTTCGCCGTCAAAAAGTTTCCCAACGCCGCCAGAAGTAGTTAGTGAACCGTTTGATGAACGGAGACGTTGGCGAACACCTCGTAGTAGAAGTTGGTGAGGATGTAGGATCGGTCTTTTACCGGGGAACGGAGGACGGTTTAAGCTAACTTCATCCTATCAGCACGCGGATAACAAACCAAACCGCCTGAAGAATCCAGCCCGTTCCCCGAACCTAGACCAGGAACCCAAGCGGTTCTCCTGGAGAATGGGCAGgcagctcctccaggaggaaccAGCAGGTGGAGGTCCGGACCAGAGTTGATGATGGTTCGTTCTGAAGGAGCTGTCTGGGACCGGTCGCTCCCTGAGGTTCCTGCAGAACCGGGAAAGCGGGTCCAACGGTCCTGACCAGCGCGTCCAAGGACCGGAAGTGCTGCGTTCAGCCGGATGTTGTCACTGACTGTGGGGcgcttgtgtttgtgtgcaggaaACTACCGCACGCAGCTGTACGACAAGCAGAAGGAGGAGTACCTGCCGGCCAGCCCGGGTCTGGGCATGTTTGTGGAGGTCAAGGATCCTGACGAGAAGGTAAGCGCCGGAGGAGGTCCTCCTGACACGTTAGTGCCGTGATGCTCACTTTGAGGAAGGTCTCTTCGTTAGATGGTCTCTGTAACCACGGCAACCGCGTCCTGACCTCCGTAAACATCCAGAGGAGGACTtggagctgctgctgttagtcTTCTGTGGAGGTTTTGGTGGAGTGGACTCTAAGCTCCTCCCTCGCCTGCAGGTGATCCTGTCTCGGCAGTACGGCTCGGAGGGACGCTTCACCTTCACGTCGCACACGCCCGGAGAGCACCAGATCTGCCTGCACTCCAACTCCTCCAAGTTCTCCCTGTTTGTGGGAGGAACGCTGGTGAGGAGGCGGTCGGCGTAAGCTCCGCCCCTTTACCTTCACACCCACGGCTTTAACCGCCGTCTGTTTGCCGCAGAGAGTTCACCTGGACATCCAGGTGGGCGAACACGCAAACAACTACGCCGAGATCGCCGCCAAGGACAAGCtgacggagctgcagctgagggTCCGGCAGCTGGTGGAGCAGGTGGACCAGATCCAGAAGGAGCAGAACTACCAGAGGGTGAGTGAAGCCCAGCAGAGCAGAACCCGCAGGAAGCAGATGCTCCGTCTGAGTCCAGACATCTGATTTGAGGTTTCACAGCAGAACTCCAGCTGAGCGCCCCCTGCTGTCCGTTTGCTTTCAGTACCGCGAGGAGCGTTTCCGCCAGACCAGCGAGAGCACCAACCAGCGCGTCCTGTGGTGGTCCATCGTCCAGACCCTCATCCTGGTGGCCATCGGCATCTGGCAGATGAGACACCTGAAGAGCTTCTTTGAGGCCAAGAAGCTGGTCTAGGtctggagggggcggggtcagacgctctgcagaaagtctGTCCTCCTGTCTGAAGAGCCTCTGCTTGGTCCAGCAGGGTCCTGCCAGTTTGTTACTGAGCACGCGAGATTTCCCAGGAAGTGAAGCGACGGCGGCTTTACTGGAAGCACAAAAACTGTTCCTCTGCAGACATCACAGCTTTGATTTCTGCAGAAGAAAACCTTCATTTGGTGAATCTTTTTGGGTT contains:
- the LOC101173074 gene encoding transmembrane protein 216 isoform X2; its protein translation is MEERLTVAAGVAAGILLPYPSDNLVLDVVLLLLFLALEALRIFYGWKGNLCERSLTSCLSLFILVSCAALAVYYLLLQTFVLRLEFLLCAVLLCFYGLEFLLGFIALSSFSRSKVY
- the LOC101173074 gene encoding transmembrane protein 216 isoform X1 yields the protein MAPGSRPILSSTPLQVLLYLNSWYFAAFYLAEILMFIYKGILLPYPSDNLVLDVVLLLLFLALEALRIFYGWKGNLCERSLTSCLSLFILVSCAALAVYYLLLQTFVLRLEFLLCAVLLCFYGLEFLLGFIALSSFSRSKVY
- the LOC101173315 gene encoding transmembrane emp24 domain-containing protein 9 → MQPCVLALLLLALFCSRAPALYFHIGELEKKCFIEEIPDETMIIGNYRTQLYDKQKEEYLPASPGLGMFVEVKDPDEKVILSRQYGSEGRFTFTSHTPGEHQICLHSNSSKFSLFVGGTLRVHLDIQVGEHANNYAEIAAKDKLTELQLRVRQLVEQVDQIQKEQNYQRYREERFRQTSESTNQRVLWWSIVQTLILVAIGIWQMRHLKSFFEAKKLV